TTACATTCTATTTAATCTGTATTGAAAGGGTGAATTTATGTTAATAGTTCGGAAAGAACGTTGTGAGTCCGATGAGTTACAGGTTTTACGTTCCTTGGATGGGCGTGCGGAGTTGGATGAGAAGGATGTTCGATATTTAGGGAATTTAGTGCAGGGATACGAGGGGGAAGTATGGTTTGATCAGTATTTAGGAGAATGGGTCTCGTCGGACTCTGCTCTATTGTGTGATTTATTGTTAGAGGTAAATCATACTCATGTGCAGTTGGATACATTGTTGGTTGGAACGAGGCGGATTTATTTATTTGAAGTGAAAAATTATGAGGGAGATTATGTATTAGATGGAGATAAAATGGTGACAAGGTCCGGCATTGGAGTGAACAACCCCTTTCACCAGGTAAGCCGGGCGGAACAGGTATTGAAAAGGATGTTGCAACAGGCAGGAATTCAAATGGCTGTGGAGTCAATGGTGGTGTTTGTTAATCCTGGGTTTTATTTATATAATGCGGGGCGGGATCTACCTGCAGTTTTTTATCCCCAATTATCTCGATTTTTTGTAGATCTAAACCGAGGTCTTGGTGGGAGTTTGGTTGGGGCCATGTCCGGTGGGTCAGGGCTGGTGCAAAAACAGGAACGAATTGTTAAACAATTGTTGGGAAAGCATATTGCGAAATCGCCATTTTCGAATGTTCCTTCATATAGTTACAACAGATTAAAAAAGGGTGTACTTTGCCCTAAGTGTGGACAATTTATGACTCTTCCTGAGGGAAAATTTTTTCTGGTGTGCCGGTGTGGCTGTATGGAAAAGGTAGATTCTGCGGTGTTGAGGTGTGTGGCTGAATTGAAGCTTTTGTTTCCAGATAGGAGGATAACTACTAGTACCGTTTATGATTGGTGTGGTGGGGTAATTTCATCCCGTACAATAGTAAGAGTATTAAAAGCTCATTATAAGAAGGTTGGAGACTTAAGGTTTTCCCATTATATAAACAGCTAGTCTGTTCTGATTGCTTCTATTATGCTTCAATAAACCGCTGCT
The DNA window shown above is from Bacillaceae bacterium S4-13-56 and carries:
- a CDS encoding nuclease-related domain-containing protein translates to MLIVRKERCESDELQVLRSLDGRAELDEKDVRYLGNLVQGYEGEVWFDQYLGEWVSSDSALLCDLLLEVNHTHVQLDTLLVGTRRIYLFEVKNYEGDYVLDGDKMVTRSGIGVNNPFHQVSRAEQVLKRMLQQAGIQMAVESMVVFVNPGFYLYNAGRDLPAVFYPQLSRFFVDLNRGLGGSLVGAMSGGSGLVQKQERIVKQLLGKHIAKSPFSNVPSYSYNRLKKGVLCPKCGQFMTLPEGKFFLVCRCGCMEKVDSAVLRCVAELKLLFPDRRITTSTVYDWCGGVISSRTIVRVLKAHYKKVGDLRFSHYINS